Proteins encoded together in one Triticum dicoccoides isolate Atlit2015 ecotype Zavitan chromosome 7B, WEW_v2.0, whole genome shotgun sequence window:
- the LOC119340142 gene encoding putative receptor-like protein kinase At4g00960 — MATGSNSQEIRPSPELPKQLPFDFLKKITNDFSAERKIGGGPFGSIYKGVVPDDGRVIAVKKLQENAPMPPDKTFNNEVQNIMALKHENIVELVGFCWETQKKLVQFDGRYIQADITESVLCYEYLPNGSLQQNLFGTKTAEAVSSAEPAIDWAARFKIIKGICQGLLFLHKLDIPIIHMDLKPENILLDESMVPKIADFGLSRVFGQEQTRLYTQTVVGSYGYMAPEYLYRGEISAQSDIYSLGLLILEISTGEQNCKDKNQPSARNFIDKVREEWTLEHIASKYASLDTEGLHQVKISIELGLKCAEIDRRVRPPIEEIVDTLNGLRANEMANEVPHASPVSKKMGFLGGFKKK; from the exons ATGGCCACCGGAAGTAATAGCCAAGAGATTAGGCCGAGCCCTGAGCTACCGAAGCAACTGCCCTTCGACTTTCTGAAGAAAATTACAAACGATTTCTCTGCTGAGCGGAAGATTGGCGGAGGTCCATTTGGAAGCATTTATAAG GGAGTTGTGCCTGATGATGGCAGAGTGATTGCAGTGAAGAAACTTCAGGAAAACGCCCCGATGCCGCCTGACAAGACATTCAACAACGAGGTTCAGAACATTATGGCGCTCAAACACGAAAACATAGTCGAGTTGGTTGGATTCTGCTGGGAAACACAGAAGAAACTGGTGCAGTTCGATGGAAGGTATATTCAGGCAGACATCACTGAAAGTGTACTCTGCTACGAGTATCTACCTAATGGGAGCCTTCAACAGAATCTTTTCG GAACAAAAACAGCTGAGGCTGTCTCTTCAGCTGAACCTGCTATCGATTGGGCCGCACGCTTCAAGATAATCAAAGGAATTTGCCAGGGTTTACTATTTCTACACAAGTTGGATATTCCCATTATTCATATGGATCTGAAGCCTGAAAATATATTATTAGATGAAAGTATGGTTCCAAAGATTGCTGATTTTGGACTCTCGAGGGTCTTTGGCCAAGAACAAACCCGATTGTACACACAAACAGTTGTGGGATCATA TGGGTACATGGCTCCAGAATATCTATACAGAGGTGAAATTTCGGCCCAGTCAGACATATATAGTTTAGGCTTATTAATACTCGAGATCAGTACTGGAGAGCAGAactgcaaagacaaaaaccaacccTCAGCAAGAAACTTTATTGATAAA GTACGCGAAGAGTGGACACTCGAGCACATAGCATCCAAGTATGCATCCTTAGATACAGAAGGCCTCCATCAAGTGAAAATAAGCATTGAACTTGGGCTAAAATGTGCTGAGATTGATCGGCGAGTCAGGCCTCCCATAGAAGAAATTGTTGACACACTCAACGGACTACGTGCAAACGAAATGGCAAACGAG GTCCCTCATGCATCTCCAGTGAGCAAGAAGATGGGTTTTCTAGGTGGTTTCAAGAAGAAATAA